The genomic interval ATAGGTAATCTAGGaatttgtactgtatttgttCGCTTTTTGCAAATAATTTGACCCAATTGAGAAATCTCTGTTACTGTGGAGACAGTGGTCATGAAAAGCACGCTctgtctgagttttttttttattttttaacccagATGCTAAGAGGTTGCGTATAAACCAGTCGATATGCTGGTAGAATACGTTACAAAAAGCTGCTGATTGATCGCTGCATTGTTGGCTGTATATTACTTGAAAGTATAAACTCATGCAGTCGAGCTGTTATTAACGCTGAAACGCTTTTTTTCCAGATTCATATTAGGTATTTCTGGTTACACGCGTGTTTTAATATCATTTTAAGTGTAATGATTGTAAGTTCAAGGCGTTGGTTAAAATTAGAACTGCTTGTTGTTGCGTCCTCCTGTGTAATGAGTCAGTCCACGTTGGTTTCTTGCAGGCTGCTCTGTGCTGCGGCTGGTGCGGTGATTGACAGGCTTCTGGCCAATCGCAACCTAGTTCAGCTGACGTTCTGACCAATAGCGTTGCACGTCTGGAGAGGAACTGAATTGCAACGCCCTGCTCATTTTGTATTACATGAACGACAGGGTGGAGAAGGCAGTTTTGGCACAGAGTATCTCCGAACGGTTTCTATAGTTTGAAAATTGTTAAGGGTATGATATTTTTGATTTCACGGTCGCATTTGTCAGCTCATTTTGTATTAGCGGGTTGCCTGTACGCCGTTGAGCAATGTTTTTTTGcacaagttttgtttttaatcgCGTTATAATACATTTAAGGCGTGACTGTCGGGAAGTCACAGATACTGACATTTAGGCCATCAGATACGATATTTACGTTACCTCATTTCtttgttatttgttttaaaaCTCATAACGCTAGTTTTGTGAAATCGAGCATCCACGGTTCGACCATATATTATATTGACTTGTTTTTTTGCTTGACTACGGACAAGTTCAGCAGAATGCGTCCTTCTGAACAGTTCTTTCCCTTTTCCTTCatcaaatatttcacttcctcACGTTTGTCCGCTTTAGTGATTCATAGAAGAGGTTTAGTTTCGAGACAGACACTTTAACAAGTTTGTATCTTTTGTGGTTTTCAGATGGCCGCTCAATGTGTGTCGAAGGTCGAGCTCTCCATCTCTTGCAATAATCTGCTGGATAAAGATGTTGGATCCAAGTCTGATCCACTCTGTGTTCTGCTGCAGAGTGTCGGGGATGACAAATGGTCGGAGGTATGTATGTTAACCCTTAAAAAGCCTCTGTGGCTACATTACGACcaaataacattgttttttttttattattgagtaTAACAGCAGCTGACGCTCACTGCAAGTTTACACTGGGCAAAAAAAAGTGCTTAATGTCACAGCTTGCTAAATTTGCAGGTCGCTGATTATTGACTGTGATTTCTGtgatttataattaaaacattttatacaatcattggttattcaattatttaaaatgtagtttacttgTGTGGGTGTGTATATCCTTGTTTGCTTAATGTATGTGATCACTGCAGGTGGAACGCACAGAGAGAGTGAAGAATTGCCAGGACCCAGAGTTCTCAACAAAACTTCACATTGACTACCACTTTGAGAAGGTGCAGAAACTAAAGTTTGGCGTCTATGATATTGACAACAAGTCTGTTGACCTCAAGGATGATGACTTCCTGGGAGGCTTTGAATGCACCCTTGGCCAGGTATGTATCGAGAAGGGTGTTGCATTGAGATGCacattttcttatatattttcATGCAGTGCTAATATTAGTGGCACTGGACTTcattaagtaagggataatgtacatacGGGATAATCGCAGAATTAAGGCTGACAGCACTAATGCTGTGTAAGACTGAAGGGCTTTATTTTGCGATAACAACCAGCTGGATGCACGTTATTCTGTTTATAACACGGCTACTTGCCacaaaagtaaataattagacatgaaatattgattcgagttgaaatatttgaaagcAAAGCTTCCACGAAGAAAGCATTTCAGACTATATGGGCATTAAAAGATATGGTACAGTCATACTACTTTTTACACAGTATTTCACCACATGAATAATTATGGTGATTTAAGATTAAGTTGTTTTTTAATCTTACCTGTTTGTTATTTAACAACAAACCAACAATCCATTACAGTGTACAAAGCAGTCAtcgcaaaatggcagcagctgcatTTGTATGAAACAAGAGATCAAGTCTGCAATaccaaaattaaataatgaaatatttgtatggagaatattgatttgagttttaatgttttatttgccAACCAAAAGCTTCTATGAAGAAACATTTTTCCCAGCAAGCGAATAGCACTGACTGCGGTTACCTGGATGAGCCTGTTATTAGTTTTTACCTTTTGTTATCTGGGAATAACATACCTCAGAATGTGGTGACTGTCCAATCAGAATcgagtattccacagagccgtgtaataaccAAACTTTGTAATCACCAAACTTTACAACAGATTGTGTCATCTAGGAAGATTACCAGACCCCTTCAGCTCAAGGCAACGAAACCGGCTGGGAAAGGCACAATAACAGTATGTGTTCATAAACACTCTTACTGCTGTTTCTAATATGGCATCACTGGTAACAGAAAATGGAAATGTATCACATTAGAGTTTTACCACCTTCccgataaatgttttatataccacataattaaattaatttgcatttgcaGTGTCTTTATTTGCAGGAGAATTTAAGAGCTTCACAGAAGAATTATTAATTTGCATAATGTATGGTTTTTAGTAAGCCACAAAGAGCCCTCTGTTTGATCAAATTAACATTTGCATTTGTTAATGTATGCAAAGTTTGTCAATATACCATTTATTAGCTTTATACTGTATATCATTAGCTGTTTGTTAGCTTTATATAGAAATTCActagctttttttaaataaacatttagcaatgttgtctttcttttttctttttatttgtataaacagATCACAGCTGAGGAGGTGAAAGACAACAGGGCTGTTGTGATGGAAGTAGAGGCCAAAAACCTGGATAAAAAGGTTGATATAATCAGCCTCTGTGTTCTTGCATCTTGCTGTAACCATTTATAATTTGTACCTTATCAAGTACAAGTTACTGCTGGCCAACCACACAAAAATGATTGCCATATTCAGGGTTTAAAAGCAGCTATGTACTGTTGTGTTCTATGGAAGATGCATGTTATATTCACTACTACTTTCAGGATATGTTTGGGAAATCTGATCCATTCTTGGAGTTTTTCAAGCAGGAAGAAGATGGGAAGTGGCAGCTAGTTCACAGGACTGAGGTTTTTACCTGCTTTCACTTAAACAGagaactttttgtgtgtgtgcatgcgaaacaattaatcaattattgcatttttttttttttttttttacttttttctgtttttaataggtCATCAAGAATAATTTGAACCCATCTTGGAAAAAGTTTACTGTTTCCCTGCATACATTCTGTAGTGGTGACCTGAATAAACCAATCAAGGTATCAAAGGGTTTTTATGCTCAATCATATGTGCGTTTGTCATAGTATCTTAATTTAACAATTTCACCATACAAGAgaaacctttgtttttattttagaagaTCGTTCAGCAAATTTATCTTCAGGATTATGGGAAGAAATTGGTGCTTTTGGCTCTCAGCATAATTGAGAATTTGAAAAGTTACCCATCTACACTTAATGTGAACACGtcttttcacaaaaaataatttttaatttctatCCCATGTATACCCTTCAAAAGTTAGCTGTCagtaaaaatttttttgaaagaagccttttCTGCTTaacaattctgcatttatttgataaaatttaTAGTAAAAACGGAaatagtcaaaaaaataaaataatttaggataactgttttgtttgaatatattttaaagtaatggAAATTGTTACATTCTTTATAGGATTGTtgaatttaaagtttaaaaatacatttttcaaatagtaattttacaaaagtagaagtctttactgttacttcttTACTGTTATCAATTGAATCCTCGTTTAATACAGGAATTaacttctttaaaataaaatgtactaccCTCAAACTTTGGAACCGtagtatatatataacttttggaCAAAGCAATAAGATCAGATAAAAAGACACATAGTATCATTCAAATATAGCTGTGTACCTGTTTTAAGGCACCAAAGACACCTTCAGCCAGCACTTTCAGTTGTCCTAGTCCTTAGACTAAATCTTTGTCTAATTGCTAGGTAACTTGTTACGATAAGGATGAAGACACAAGCTCAGACATGATAGGAGAGTTCACCTGCACCGCCGCTAAACTAATGGAGGCTAAAGACAATGCGGTGAGCAGGATGCATGTCTGTTAACATTCcataaacatctttatttttctttctgtccgtctgtctgtctgtccgtggcTTTTTGTTTTaggttcattgttttgattatgATAGCGATGGCACTCATGATCTCATTGGTGTGTTTCAAACTAATGTGTCAGATCTGCAGAAAGCAGCTACTGGCTCCCCGGTGAGACTGCACCTTCACTGCTCCAGGCTTTCTTGTTGTCTTTGTGTTAGCAGTAGAATATTTCCTTTTCCTCACATACATTTCTATTCTGATTAACTTGAATAATTTCTATGAGTTTTGTTGTAGGGCATAAGtgaaaagttttcatttttgtagGTTGAGTTCGACTGCATCCATCCAGAGaagcaaaagaagaaaaagaattaTAAGAACTCTGGGGTCATCAGGATTAAGTATTGCAAGGTTCAAACAATCTTCATCTGTTTTGTATGAAAACATACCAAGCAGTATTATGTGTTGCAAGTAGCAGAATTGTTTAGAATCATTTTAATCTCCATTCTGTCTCTCAGCTGGAGGCACAGTATTCATTTCTGGATTATGTAATGGGAGGTTGCCAAATTAACTTCACGGTAAGATCTGTCATGCCACAACATTTGCTTCTAATAGCAGGTGTTTTTTCTGTATTCATTTATATGCCGATGTAATGAACGGGTATAATGCAGAACATTACATTTAGGATGTAAATTGGAGGTATGGTTTAAACTCTAAAACAAAGGTGAATATTGTTTGGTTTTAGGTGGGCATTGACTTCACTGGCTCTAATGGAGACCCCCGCTCCCCTGACTCTCTGCACTATCTCAGCCCTAACGGCGTAAACCAGTATCTGTCAGCCCTCTGGTCCGTTGGCCAGGTAGTCCAAGACTACGACACGTAAGAGAGCGATTTTTGTCCGTAAAGTTCACCCTTTGAGCACTGTACTGAAAAAATTGTagagaaaatatagaaatattaaaagtgGTTTAAAATTAATACGTTTATTCAGcaggaatgcattaaattgatcaaaagtgacagtaaagatattttttaatgttaaaaataatttatatttcaaataaatttggttcttttgaactttgttcaaAGAATCCCAGAAAGTAtcagttcaataaaaaaaaaaaaaaggagcaaaacaacagttaataataaaaaaatgtgtctggAGCTAGaataatggatgctgaaaatcacaggaattcattccattttaaaatatatgaaataattactttatttatcAGTACTGttggtttttaaatgtatttttaataaaaaatgccagccttttttgtgtgtgtacatagtcttttttttctgaaatatatattttttttctatcttcACCTATAGTGATAAACTTTTCCCAGCATTTGGATTTGGTGCTCAAGTTCCTCCAAACTTCCAGGTCAGCCATTACAAGTGTCCTTGATACTTATTCACTATTAGTTGTAATAGAAATTGAATTCAACAAAAGTGCGTTTTTGCAATTTCTTAGGTATCCCATGAGTTCCCATTAAACTTCAACCCCAATAGCCCATATTGTCAAGGTGAGACTCATATGTTTGAAAATTTGAAATAGAACAATTTGAACACCTTTTTGACTAGAACACGTTCTAAGATGCTAGTGTCACATGGCTGATGTTTATACCATGCAGGAGTGCAAGGCATTGTGGAAGCCTACCGGATGGTTTTGCCTCAAATTCGTCTCTATGGACCCACCAACTTCTCCCCCATTATAAATCACGTGGCCCGAATTGCAGCTGGAGCCGCCCAGCAACCAAATGCAGCAGTGAGTAACTCACAGGCCTTTTCTGTAGTGTGCTGCCTCATCCACAGGATGTGGTTTGATGGGTATTCATGTGTCTTTTGTCTCTGTGGTTTGCCATGGTATTTTCAGTCCATTCGAATATgtgtctttttctctgtctcaAAATTAGCAATACTTTGTGCTGTTGATCATCACTGATGGAGAGATCACTGATCTCGACCAGACCAGACAATCCATAGTGAACAGCTCCAAACTGCCCATGTCCATCATCATCGTGGGTGTGGGTGAGGCAGACTTTAAGGCCATGGAGTTTCTGGATGGGGACAATGGAGTTCTTAAATCTGTGACTGGAGAACCAGCAGTCAGAGACATTGTGCAGTTTGTGCCCTTCAAGCAGTTTGCCAGTGTATGAGCCTCTTAAAATATGAATTGGTTTAAAGTTCTTAAATTCACATCCAGTGTTTTCTGTAATTATATTACTGTCAGTAATTAGGCCATCTCTCGTTTCTCCTTAGGCTCCTAAAGAAGCGCTGGCTCAGAGTGTTCTAGCTGAGGTGCCAAATCAGCTGGTGTCATActttaaaatgagaaatatgGCTCCTGTCAACCCACCTTCACCTGTCAAGTAGACACAGGTTTGCGCGGGAGAATTAATTGTAGGTATCTAAAAGAAATAGGAGTTAGTTAGAATTGGTATGGGTCACCACTAGAGGGAACCACAGCTCTGTTAAAGGAGGACCTTCATTACAGTTCTTTCTCAGTCCTTcatatttttcttttactttccAAGATGGTTATTCCTTATATTATTCTTTTCCAACTGGAGAACTTTttatataaatgtcttttttttaatagatCTATGTCTCTATATTATtccatatatttttgtattattgttcATGAATACAGATGCCTTGGGTTTTTAAGCCAATATTTGAAATCACTTTTAGGCCTTGCTTTGCTTTTTGATGTAGATGAATGCCATATCAATTGGGAATGCTGTTGTTTCTGCGATCTAGTATTTGTCAGAAAAAAACTGAATGACTCCGAACTCATTCAACCACTATGCTGCAATTAATAATCACAAATAATCATGGTGCCATAACAGAGTGAGTAGCTATAACTTTACCAAAGAAATTGCTGCATGTTTTTCACTAGCAAACATTGCTAATCTAGTGTGAAGTTAGATTCTTTGAGATTTGTTTTGCTAATATGTTATCATTGTTTTGACCAAGATATATTGAGAATCATTTAGAATGCATATGTACTATGTAGTATGAATTTGAGTAGAATGGATTTTAAAAATACTGGTTTACTGGTATAAAGACACAGACATTGGGAGCATAGAACTCCTTATCCGTTATGCCTTTTTATTTTGAGGATTTTGTACATTGTGTCAAATACTATTTTAAAGATCTTAAAGATAAAGAGCTGTTCATTTTATCTATCTAACTCAAATGTTTGCACCTTAATCGCACAGTAAAGTTAATTGCACTTCTCTAGATCTATTGATTTTAGAAATGTACTCTTGCGCTTGCCACGTAAAGCCTTATGGGACCGTTATCTTGTTTAAAGAATCTTTTTAGGGAATGGTATTGTAATCATATGAATGATTTTCTTCTTAGTAATTCAACATGTTCTTCAAAAGCCATTGTCATTCAGTTACACCAATTTTAGTGTCAcaaaaaatgctgaataaaaaaaaattgccttatTAACAGGCacaagacgtgtgtgtgtgtctgtgtgcaacaAAAAAAGCAtagttttatttcaataaatttatCCAATTCTCACTTGTTCTCTTTATTATTTGAAGTTCATGGAATTGAAATGCAGAATGAACACAGCTGTTCACCTGTTTACTCTTATTACACCCTTTGGTTCAACTGTTAACTATTGAGTTATCACAGGTAAATATTACAACTTGTCTTCTGCCTGTGGAGTTTTCTGTCGGATTGTATGCTCTGACTTTGGAGGTTACATGAATGCTGGATATTTAAAAGCAGACTAATTGAGGATGTATTTGTCTAGCACTTACTTTAAGTCAGATTTGAGTGTCTTGTTTGTACCTTAAGAACAATGAAGATCAACTTCACCTAAAGCTAACACAGTGGATCAGGATTAGAAGACACAGAAACACAGCAGGGCTTGGCCATTTCTATCAATGTCCTTTTAAAGAAGATCTATAACCTGCCAGGGAAATATGACAGGAAAGTGGAATTGTCTTTTAGAGGTAAGGTAGATATTGAGGAATAATCACATTGTCATATTCAGTTTAATtggggaataaaaaaaatgtagtagTATTTATATAATGTGAGAAATAATACTGGGACTAAAGTGATATCGTTGTTTAAACGTGTATATGCAAgacttctattttaatttattttaaaaggaaaacaatgTTTACTGTCCAGTTTTAACTCACAAAACCAGGATCCTTCAGTGTGAGAATATAGCCATCTTCAATGAGGTAACTGTTTTTATGAAAGTTGTTTATGTATTTGCTACAGGATatttagaaaagcaaaaaaataaaaaaaattaccccTGCCGCATAAAGGAAAGATCATCAGTCGCTACAAAACCATTCAAACTGTTTtccattaatatattaatattcatatattttcaaatgtcattactccagttttcagtgtcacatgatccttcagaaaccattttaACACAaactatttactattattatcaatgtctttactctcactatTTGATAAATTGAATGAGTACTTGCTGATTAAAAATATCACTGTCCCAAGCTATTGAAATGTAGTGTGCTGGTTACCATGCACCTTCACATTTTAGGCTacctttattttttcataatacaTTTGGAAAGACAGCCTGTGAAATCAACAAACGTAGCTGCTGCTGCTTCTAGAATGAAGATGAAATCAGTTTTTATTGAGTATGTTGGGAGGAGGTCTTCATGTTAGCCAAACCTTTCATGTATAATCACCATGCTAGATCTACCACAGGCACTTTAACATTCCCGAAGTCTTGTAAACAGCCACATCTATGATTTCAGATACAGTAATGAAATTACAATATTTGAGGTCTGTCAGAAGGTTATCCTTTAACTTAAGCTAACTGATACTGGAATGATGGGAAGGACAAGAAAGAAAAGACATTCAATCTGAATGGAGATAAATCATATGTTCACTGGCTTTATGAGAATGAAGTCCTTGGGATTTTCATTTATTAGAAATGCAATGAATGTAAAACGGGGAGAGATCTAACACAAACACCACCATTTTAtagatttctatttatttattttatttacacccacacacactgcaAACGCAaacttcaaaagtttggaataattaagttaTTATTTGAAAGAAGTCCCTTATGCTGATTTGTtaagtcaaaaatacagtaaagcatgaatattgtaaaacatttttacaatttaaagtgttgtctatttagtatatttaaaaatgtagtttattgtAATATGCGTATTTAATAATCAGTATTGAAAGCAAGCAAGGgcatgggatagttcacccaaaaatgaaaatttgtcatcatttactcaccctcatgtcgactCAAACtttatgagttgctttcttatgttgaacataaaagaagatattaagATTGCTTGTAATCacacagttggtggttgccaaaAGTGACAGAACAAAACATTCGTAATGTTATGatttctaattaaaatatatGCTAAAAATCACCACAAAATTAATAATTAGGTAGCATAACATTTTTCTACACTAAAAatatttcttgaacaccaaaaacaaaataagaaagagaaaaaaacatttagtctgcgtccaataaatgaaaatgtttgtacattttgttttaatctgTATTGTGTATTTATATGACTCAAGCACTTTAGATGCCCTCTCTATGGGaaggttctgtcattcagcatCTACAACTGCAGTAAGAGTTAAGCAACAGGTCAGAACATGAATCAGCCGTCATACTGAAAGTATTCATTATAAATAAGATGAGGGAAATGAACTAAATGATTCTTAAAGAACATAATATTCCAAAACAATTGATTGCTGTGTGCACAGATTGCTGGGAAGGCTGGTGATCAGCCTGCAGTATGTGGTGTCTGTGATCTCCTCCAAGACGCTCAGCACGGTCTCACTGATGTGAGTGAAGAGCTGCTCTCAGTTAAACAAATCCTCTTCATGAAGGGTTATTGAATCATTAGCTGTTGGTGTGGTGTTATGTGTGAGTGAAGCTCTTTTGTGTTGATATGTGCTGATGGACTTTATTCTGTAGATCTACATAGAGCTGGAGGTGAAGTACAACCCTCTTCAGGGGGTTGTACTTCAGGGGGGAACAGGACACTGATGGGTGAGAGACATCGTTATGTTCatctcatccatccatctgtccatttaTCCATCAATCCTACTTTCCTCCCATCCATTCTTGCTTCTTTTTCCTTTCATCTATTTTTCCTTCTTTAATTATTTCAGCATCTTTCTTCAATCCATTCCAGCTTTgtcccatccatccatcatttctCACCTGCCTGCCTTCCTTTCCCTATTTCTTTTCATCTTCATTCTACTTAATTCTTTTTCCCCATCTATTCTTCCTTCCTCCTGTCCTTTTTTCCTTCCATTTGTCGTTCCTGCCTCAATTTCCTTTCTTCtgttcttccttccttccttccttccatccagCAATCCGTTCATCCatttttccttccttccttctgtcCCTTCTTCTATCCATTTCCATTCCTTTATTACTTCCACTGCTACatccattctgtttttatttccttctcttctcttctccatccatccatccatcttttctTTCTACCTTCTTCTTTCCTTCCATATATTCTTCCTTTCTATCTTCCTTCCATCCAGCCATTCTTCCTTTCTTCTATTTCTTTTCATCCATTATTCTTTTCCTCCATCCTTCCCTCATTCCCTTCCTCCTTCTTTCCtgtcttccatccatccatccatccatccatccattattcCTTCATACCCTCTATTCTTTATTTTGTTCCATCTATTTCAGCTCAGAGCTTGTCATCAGGAACTCAGGTTTTACTGAAGCAAAGTAAGGATATCTTCAATCAGTACATGCAACACATCTTCATATCCTTTATTCATGGAATTCACACTGTCTGATGTACTCAATAATTTGTAGTTCTTCAGACAGCCTACGTCCTCAGCAGCTGGATGTGAGACAAGAATGATCGGGCGCAGTCTTTTGAAAACTGATGATGAGAAAGGAGACAAAGA from Carassius carassius chromosome 44, fCarCar2.1, whole genome shotgun sequence carries:
- the cpne1 gene encoding copine-1 isoform X2; amino-acid sequence: MAAQCVSKVELSISCNNLLDKDVGSKSDPLCVLLQSVGDDKWSEVERTERVKNCQDPEFSTKLHIDYHFEKVQKLKFGVYDIDNKSVDLKDDDFLGGFECTLGQIVSSRKITRPLQLKATKPAGKGTITITAEEVKDNRAVVMEVEAKNLDKKDMFGKSDPFLEFFKQEEDGKWQLVHRTEVIKNNLNPSWKKFTVSLHTFCSGDLNKPIKVTCYDKDEDTSSDMIGEFTCTAAKLMEAKDNAVEFDCIHPEKQKKKKNYKNSGVIRIKYCKLEAQYSFLDYVMGGCQINFTVGIDFTGSNGDPRSPDSLHYLSPNGVNQYLSALWSVGQVVQDYDTDKLFPAFGFGAQVPPNFQVSHEFPLNFNPNSPYCQGVQGIVEAYRMVLPQIRLYGPTNFSPIINHVARIAAGAAQQPNAAQYFVLLIITDGEITDLDQTRQSIVNSSKLPMSIIIVGVGEADFKAMEFLDGDNGVLKSVTGEPAVRDIVQFVPFKQFASAPKEALAQSVLAEVPNQLVSYFKMRNMAPVNPPSPVK
- the cpne1 gene encoding copine-1 isoform X1, with product MAAQCVSKVELSISCNNLLDKDVGSKSDPLCVLLQSVGDDKWSEVERTERVKNCQDPEFSTKLHIDYHFEKVQKLKFGVYDIDNKSVDLKDDDFLGGFECTLGQIVSSRKITRPLQLKATKPAGKGTITITAEEVKDNRAVVMEVEAKNLDKKDMFGKSDPFLEFFKQEEDGKWQLVHRTEVIKNNLNPSWKKFTVSLHTFCSGDLNKPIKVHCFDYDSDGTHDLIGVFQTNVSDLQKAATGSPVEFDCIHPEKQKKKKNYKNSGVIRIKYCKLEAQYSFLDYVMGGCQINFTVGIDFTGSNGDPRSPDSLHYLSPNGVNQYLSALWSVGQVVQDYDTDKLFPAFGFGAQVPPNFQVSHEFPLNFNPNSPYCQGVQGIVEAYRMVLPQIRLYGPTNFSPIINHVARIAAGAAQQPNAAQYFVLLIITDGEITDLDQTRQSIVNSSKLPMSIIIVGVGEADFKAMEFLDGDNGVLKSVTGEPAVRDIVQFVPFKQFASAPKEALAQSVLAEVPNQLVSYFKMRNMAPVNPPSPVK